In Flammeovirgaceae bacterium 311, one DNA window encodes the following:
- a CDS encoding sialate O-acetylesterase has protein sequence MKLSRSFQYGMNYMKVFFLILLNVSLLQAAAGQSTGYGIPDSLRQPKQEAHSFTLANVLQSHMVIQQAKPLKLWGTAPAGAPIHLQADWQKEPATARADANGKWMSQLPVPAATPGNFEAHSISVIHGEDTLTLTDILIGEVWLCSGQSNMDMEMKANPPWLEGVIDFEKEIAAADHPSIRFINIEKKFTKAPQDEAKGSWQVVSPQTAGQLSGVAYYFGRELLQNLELPVGLVVSSFGGSAAQAWTSRDALAADPLVKKHYLDPYDNSPQAKESLDSIKTLEKLFEVLARPALLYNAMIHPLRNLSVKGFLWYQGEANKKDGSMYTNLQAALIRGWRKDFGQGLLPFYYVQMTPYNWEENDSTATYYARLREAQEAVMQQVENTGMAVTMDIGEPDNIHPRNKRDVGIRLSRLALHHTYGHQDLAYQGPRFTKFTVKESTVRLEFNPESIGSGLSTTDQQAPRHFYLAGKEGVFYPAEARIVNDQVWLHSAKVKKPVAVRYAFTNYPITNFGNKEGLPAMPFRTDQWKE, from the coding sequence ATGAAGCTTTCACGCTCTTTCCAGTACGGTATGAATTATATGAAAGTCTTTTTCCTGATCCTGTTGAATGTATCGCTGCTACAGGCAGCGGCAGGGCAAAGCACGGGCTATGGTATACCGGATTCACTGCGCCAGCCGAAACAAGAAGCACACAGCTTTACGCTGGCCAATGTGCTGCAGAGCCATATGGTAATACAGCAGGCAAAGCCCCTTAAACTCTGGGGTACAGCCCCGGCCGGTGCCCCCATACACCTTCAGGCCGACTGGCAGAAAGAACCTGCTACCGCCCGCGCCGATGCAAACGGAAAATGGATGAGTCAGCTACCGGTACCAGCAGCTACACCTGGCAATTTTGAAGCCCACAGCATCAGTGTAATTCATGGAGAAGATACGCTCACACTTACCGATATCCTGATTGGAGAAGTATGGCTCTGCAGCGGTCAATCTAACATGGATATGGAAATGAAGGCAAACCCACCCTGGCTGGAGGGTGTGATAGACTTTGAAAAAGAGATAGCCGCTGCCGATCATCCCTCTATTCGCTTCATTAATATCGAGAAAAAGTTTACCAAAGCGCCACAAGATGAGGCTAAGGGAAGCTGGCAGGTGGTTTCCCCCCAAACAGCGGGCCAGTTAAGTGGCGTAGCCTATTATTTTGGCCGTGAGCTGCTACAAAATCTCGAGCTGCCGGTGGGCCTGGTGGTTAGTTCCTTTGGAGGTTCAGCTGCCCAGGCCTGGACCAGCCGGGATGCCCTGGCAGCAGATCCGCTCGTGAAAAAACACTACCTGGACCCTTACGACAACAGCCCGCAGGCAAAGGAAAGCCTGGATTCCATCAAAACCCTGGAGAAACTGTTTGAAGTACTGGCCCGGCCGGCACTCCTGTACAATGCCATGATCCATCCTCTCAGGAATCTCTCTGTAAAAGGTTTTCTGTGGTACCAGGGTGAAGCAAACAAGAAAGATGGCAGCATGTACACCAATCTGCAGGCGGCTCTGATCAGGGGCTGGCGGAAAGACTTTGGCCAGGGCCTGCTGCCTTTCTACTATGTACAGATGACGCCCTATAACTGGGAAGAGAATGACTCAACTGCTACCTATTATGCCCGCTTGCGCGAAGCACAGGAAGCAGTGATGCAGCAGGTGGAAAACACCGGCATGGCGGTAACCATGGACATTGGGGAGCCGGATAACATCCATCCCCGCAACAAGAGAGATGTAGGCATCCGCCTCTCCAGGCTGGCGCTGCACCACACCTATGGTCATCAGGACCTTGCTTATCAGGGACCCAGGTTCACTAAGTTTACTGTAAAGGAGAGTACTGTCAGGCTTGAGTTTAATCCTGAAAGCATCGGATCGGGCCTGTCTACCACAGATCAGCAGGCACCCAGGCATTTTTACCTGGCTGGAAAAGAAGGGGTGTTTTACCCGGCAGAGGCCCGTATTGTAAACGACCAGGTTTGGCTACATTCCGCTAAAGTGAAAAAGCCTGTGGCAGTCCGCTATGCTTTTACTAACTATCCCATTACCAACTTTGGCAATAAAGAAGGCCTGCCGGCCATGCCCTTTCGAACCGACCAGTGGAAGGAATAG
- a CDS encoding signal transduction histidine kinase (COG3292 Predicted periplasmic ligand-binding sensor domain), which translates to MIQGPDMWNTLNYKAVWLVALFLFLGESLSGQSYYFRNYQVESGLSHNSVICTLQDQQGFMWFGTKDGLNRFDGHTFKVFRTDASDSSSIGSNFIQTLFESGGYLWVGTDKGLYQYDEKTEKFSLLKITTNSYIQDIAEDKKGNLWFISGSTLYRYNRSRQVLQSYESNKYFQATSLCTGSDGTLWVSSTTGTLNRYDATHDAFVSFDIFEHSKPAATKWVETIYAGGQEAILVGTQSQGFKLFNTRHLTYQDILTHDTDSSALFVRDFVRSSENEFWVATEAGMYIYHLEQGIITNLKKSYNNPYSISDNAVYTLYKDQEGGIWAGTYFGGVNYYPKQYTPFEKFFPKMNENSISGNAVREICQDRLGNIWIGTEDAGLNKFDPKSGLFTNYKPTDQKRGLSHYNIHGLLTTGDELWIGTFHQGLDVMDIKTGRIIRHYGADPQEGALKSDFVYSILKTRSGQILVGTAAGICQYNAENDNFDPLPAFPDQFYTIIFEDSKGVLWAGTYRDGLYYYNPATRQKGFYKNEANNASSLSNNAINGIFEDSKQNLWITTEDGLNLFDRQEGNFRRINTREGLPSNVTYRVLEDKDKNLWISTSKGLVWYNPGTAEMIVYTKAHGLLSDQLNYGSSYMDTNGTMYFGTVKGLMRFDHSRFLKNTYIPPIYLTGIQVHNQELPVNKPNSPLRNSITFTDKIVLNHNQSSFSLDFAALSYTAPGMAEYAYKMEGLDRDWTYLKTNRKVYFTQLPPGNYTFQVKASNSSGLWIDKATTLEIEILPPFWASSWAYVFYALLGISLLLLGVTYYHRVAQRKSLRRIKLLESEKEKEIYQAKIEFFTNVAHEIRTPLTLIKGPLENVIRTATHYPELKDSLRIMNKNTTRLLDLTNQLLDFRKTETKGFSLNFVRVNISELVEETYYRFKPAAEQKSLSYKLNLPEAPLYAFVDKEAFTKILSNLLNNALKYAESRVQVNFMPLSAADKEFVIEIRNDGHLIPYEMKQKIFEPFFRLKQSENELGTGIGLSLSRSLAELHKGTLGLKQAQSDLNIFVLNLPLHQDNEFTFYDDQLAEANSPEPHKEEQEPAGETKPYLLLVENNREMLEFIAGELSADYHILKANNAERALEMLQKESVQLIVSDVMMEGMGGFELCKQIKANIDNSHIPIILLTAKNSLQAKIEGLESGADAYIEKPFSPEHLKVQITNLLTNRNKIKDYFSSSPLVHLKSIAYTKADELFLEKLNEAIYKNIADADLNVDHLAEIMNMSRPTLYRKIKAISNLTPNELINIARLKKAAELLSEGEYKIYEIANIVGYNSQTSFGRNFLKQFGMTPSEYASSRAGVVK; encoded by the coding sequence TTGATACAGGGCCCTGATATGTGGAATACCTTGAACTATAAAGCAGTATGGCTGGTGGCTTTATTTCTCTTCCTGGGGGAGTCGCTAAGCGGCCAATCTTACTATTTCAGAAATTACCAGGTAGAGTCGGGCCTGTCGCATAACTCTGTGATTTGCACCCTGCAGGATCAGCAGGGGTTTATGTGGTTTGGCACAAAAGACGGGCTCAACCGTTTCGATGGTCATACCTTTAAAGTATTCCGCACCGATGCCAGTGATTCAAGCAGCATTGGCAGCAATTTTATTCAAACCCTTTTTGAGAGTGGGGGCTATCTTTGGGTAGGCACCGACAAGGGCCTTTATCAGTATGATGAAAAAACAGAAAAATTCAGCCTGCTGAAGATCACCACCAACAGCTATATCCAAGACATTGCAGAAGACAAAAAGGGTAATTTGTGGTTTATATCAGGCTCTACCCTGTATCGCTACAACAGAAGCAGGCAGGTACTGCAATCTTATGAAAGCAATAAATACTTTCAGGCAACCTCCCTTTGCACAGGCAGTGATGGCACATTATGGGTTTCGAGTACCACAGGCACCCTGAACAGATACGATGCCACACATGATGCGTTTGTAAGTTTTGATATATTTGAACACTCTAAACCTGCAGCAACAAAATGGGTTGAAACTATTTATGCAGGCGGACAGGAAGCTATCCTGGTGGGCACCCAAAGCCAGGGCTTTAAGCTATTTAATACCAGACATTTAACCTATCAGGATATCCTCACCCACGATACAGACAGCTCTGCCCTGTTTGTGCGGGATTTTGTAAGGAGCAGCGAAAATGAATTTTGGGTAGCTACCGAGGCGGGTATGTACATTTATCACCTGGAGCAGGGCATTATCACCAACCTGAAGAAAAGCTATAACAACCCCTACTCCATTTCCGATAACGCAGTGTATACCCTGTATAAAGACCAGGAGGGGGGAATCTGGGCAGGCACCTATTTTGGCGGCGTTAATTATTACCCAAAGCAGTATACTCCCTTTGAAAAGTTTTTTCCGAAAATGAATGAGAATTCCATTAGCGGAAATGCCGTTCGCGAAATTTGCCAGGACCGGCTGGGGAATATCTGGATTGGAACTGAAGATGCCGGGCTCAACAAATTTGATCCTAAATCAGGCTTGTTCACCAACTACAAACCTACTGACCAAAAGCGGGGACTTTCGCACTATAACATTCATGGCCTTTTAACCACTGGCGATGAGTTGTGGATCGGCACCTTTCACCAGGGGCTCGATGTCATGGATATTAAAACCGGCAGGATCATCCGCCATTATGGTGCAGACCCTCAGGAGGGTGCTTTGAAAAGTGACTTTGTTTACTCCATTTTAAAAACCCGCTCCGGGCAAATACTAGTAGGTACCGCTGCAGGAATTTGTCAGTACAATGCAGAAAACGATAATTTTGATCCTCTGCCTGCCTTTCCTGATCAGTTTTATACAATCATATTCGAGGACTCGAAGGGGGTGCTTTGGGCCGGCACCTACCGCGATGGCCTGTACTACTACAATCCCGCCACCCGGCAAAAAGGCTTTTACAAAAACGAGGCCAACAACGCCAGTAGCCTAAGCAACAACGCCATCAATGGTATTTTTGAAGACAGCAAGCAAAATTTATGGATTACCACCGAAGATGGCCTGAACCTGTTTGACCGGCAGGAGGGCAATTTCAGGAGAATAAATACCCGGGAAGGACTTCCCAGCAATGTTACCTACCGGGTGCTGGAAGACAAAGATAAAAACCTGTGGATAAGCACCTCCAAAGGACTTGTGTGGTATAACCCGGGCACAGCGGAGATGATTGTGTATACAAAGGCCCATGGACTGTTAAGCGATCAGCTAAACTATGGCTCCTCATACATGGATACCAATGGCACCATGTATTTTGGCACCGTTAAAGGCCTGATGCGCTTTGACCATTCCCGTTTTCTCAAAAACACCTACATCCCCCCTATCTACTTAACAGGCATTCAGGTGCATAACCAGGAACTGCCGGTAAACAAACCGAATTCTCCCCTCCGAAATTCAATCACTTTCACGGATAAGATTGTGCTGAACCACAACCAGTCGTCCTTTAGCCTTGATTTTGCCGCACTAAGCTACACAGCCCCCGGCATGGCAGAATACGCCTATAAAATGGAAGGGCTGGACAGGGACTGGACTTACCTGAAAACTAACCGAAAAGTATATTTTACCCAGCTGCCCCCGGGCAACTATACTTTTCAGGTGAAGGCCTCCAACAGCAGCGGGTTGTGGATTGATAAAGCTACTACGCTGGAAATAGAGATTCTGCCTCCATTCTGGGCCAGCTCCTGGGCTTATGTATTCTATGCCCTGCTTGGCATATCATTGTTGCTCCTGGGTGTAACCTACTACCATCGTGTGGCCCAGCGCAAAAGTCTAAGAAGAATAAAGCTGCTGGAAAGTGAAAAGGAGAAGGAGATCTACCAGGCAAAAATTGAGTTTTTCACCAACGTAGCGCATGAGATCAGAACTCCGCTTACGCTGATCAAAGGTCCACTTGAAAATGTCATCAGAACAGCGACCCATTATCCTGAACTGAAGGACAGCCTCCGGATCATGAATAAGAACACAACGCGGCTGCTGGACCTGACCAACCAGCTGCTCGATTTCCGCAAAACAGAAACCAAAGGCTTTAGCCTTAACTTTGTAAGGGTAAATATCTCAGAACTGGTAGAAGAGACCTATTACAGGTTTAAGCCGGCGGCAGAGCAAAAAAGCCTAAGCTACAAGCTCAACCTGCCCGAAGCCCCGCTTTATGCCTTTGTGGATAAGGAAGCTTTTACCAAGATCCTGAGCAACCTGCTGAACAATGCACTGAAATATGCAGAGAGCAGGGTGCAGGTAAATTTTATGCCGCTTTCTGCTGCCGACAAGGAGTTTGTAATTGAGATCAGGAACGACGGCCACCTGATCCCTTACGAGATGAAGCAGAAGATCTTTGAGCCTTTCTTCCGCCTGAAACAATCGGAAAATGAGTTGGGCACAGGTATTGGCTTGTCGCTCTCCCGCTCGCTGGCAGAGCTGCATAAAGGAACTCTTGGGCTGAAGCAAGCCCAAAGTGATCTGAATATTTTTGTACTAAACCTGCCGCTACACCAGGATAACGAATTTACTTTTTATGATGATCAGCTGGCAGAGGCCAACAGCCCGGAGCCCCATAAAGAAGAGCAGGAACCAGCAGGAGAAACAAAACCCTACCTGCTGCTGGTAGAGAATAACCGGGAAATGCTTGAATTTATAGCCGGTGAGTTAAGTGCTGATTATCACATTTTAAAGGCTAACAATGCAGAAAGGGCACTGGAGATGCTGCAGAAAGAAAGCGTACAGCTTATTGTAAGCGATGTGATGATGGAAGGTATGGGAGGCTTTGAACTCTGCAAACAGATCAAAGCTAACATCGACAACAGCCATATTCCCATTATCCTGCTCACAGCTAAAAACAGCCTGCAGGCTAAAATCGAAGGGCTGGAGTCAGGCGCAGATGCTTACATCGAAAAGCCATTTTCTCCGGAGCACCTGAAGGTGCAGATTACCAACCTGCTCACCAACCGGAATAAAATTAAAGATTACTTCTCCAGCTCGCCTCTGGTACACCTGAAAAGCATTGCCTACACCAAGGCCGATGAGCTGTTCCTGGAGAAGCTTAACGAAGCCATCTACAAAAACATAGCCGATGCCGACCTGAATGTGGATCACCTGGCAGAGATCATGAACATGAGCCGCCCTACCCTGTACCGCAAAATAAAGGCCATCTCCAACCTGACCCCCAACGAGCTCATTAACATAGCCCGCCTGAAAAAAGCAGCAGAGCTCCTGTCAGAGGGCGAATATAAGATCTATGAGATTGCCAACATTGTAGGCTATAACTCCCAGACCAGCTTTGGCAGAAACTTCCTGAAGCAATTTGGCATGACCCCCTCGGAATACGCCAGCTCCAGAGCAGGGGTGGTGAAATGA
- a CDS encoding GntR family transcriptional regulator (COG2188 Transcriptional regulators), which produces MQVEQLLREMIKDPAYQNGELLPKEVDLAKRLGISRNTIRQATNKLVHENLLDRKKGVGTKVNKPSISTKLDNWFSFSKEMHKKGIDFKNYKVEVSWINADEDIAGALQIKKAMKVLKLERLKGFDKGPFVYFISYFHPRVGLTGTEDFEGYLYDILEKDHHTVPSVSKEEISAMLADGKLSKMLGMKTGDPILFRKRLVCDPGDRPIEYNLGYYRADQFKYTIDIKR; this is translated from the coding sequence GTGCAGGTGGAGCAGTTGTTGAGGGAGATGATCAAAGATCCCGCCTATCAGAATGGAGAGCTGCTGCCCAAAGAGGTGGATCTGGCCAAAAGACTGGGCATATCCCGGAACACGATTCGCCAGGCTACCAACAAGCTGGTGCATGAAAATCTGCTGGACCGGAAAAAAGGTGTGGGCACCAAGGTAAACAAGCCCAGTATATCTACGAAGCTGGATAACTGGTTTAGCTTCTCGAAAGAGATGCACAAAAAGGGCATCGACTTTAAGAATTATAAGGTTGAGGTAAGCTGGATAAATGCCGACGAAGATATTGCCGGAGCCCTTCAGATCAAAAAGGCGATGAAGGTGCTGAAGCTGGAAAGGCTTAAGGGCTTCGACAAGGGGCCTTTTGTATACTTTATCTCCTACTTTCATCCGCGTGTGGGGCTTACTGGTACTGAAGATTTTGAAGGCTATCTGTACGATATTCTGGAAAAAGACCATCACACGGTGCCTTCTGTCTCCAAAGAAGAAATCTCTGCCATGCTGGCCGATGGCAAGCTTTCTAAAATGCTTGGAATGAAGACCGGCGATCCGATTCTGTTCAGAAAGCGGCTGGTGTGTGATCCCGGCGACAGGCCCATCGAATACAACCTGGGTTACTACAGGGCTGATCAGTTCAAGTACACTATCGATATCAAACGTTAG
- a CDS encoding SMP-30/gluconolaconase/LRE domain-containing protein (COG3386 Gluconolactonase): protein MALSIANVLTFADGLDHPECIAVHPDGSVWAGGEAGQVYRISADGGQVEEVCTTGGFILGIAFSPDASWLALCDLKHKCLWKLALNTLELTRFATGAGGVNFNIPNFPVFDRQGNLYVSESGAFREVRGKVFRFNPAGEGQVWHAGPFNFANGMALSADQQYLYVVCTWLPGVERVAIEADGSAGKREVYTTLPQTCPDGVAFDAAGNLYISCYAPNRIYKVNPQQEVSLLLDDWEGHTLANPTNIAFGGADLSDLFIASLGRWHIAKVALDTPGLALAAQRRHTPD, encoded by the coding sequence ATGGCACTATCAATAGCAAACGTATTAACCTTTGCCGATGGCCTGGACCACCCGGAATGTATTGCCGTACACCCCGATGGCTCGGTTTGGGCTGGCGGGGAGGCAGGCCAGGTCTACCGCATTTCGGCAGATGGCGGGCAGGTGGAAGAAGTGTGCACAACCGGTGGTTTTATCCTAGGAATTGCCTTTTCTCCCGATGCCAGCTGGCTGGCCCTTTGCGATCTGAAACATAAGTGCCTCTGGAAACTGGCGCTTAATACCCTGGAGCTTACAAGATTTGCCACTGGTGCAGGAGGTGTAAATTTCAATATTCCGAATTTCCCTGTTTTTGACCGCCAGGGCAATCTGTATGTTTCCGAAAGCGGAGCTTTCAGGGAAGTGAGGGGGAAGGTATTCAGGTTTAATCCTGCCGGAGAGGGCCAGGTCTGGCATGCCGGGCCTTTTAATTTTGCCAATGGCATGGCCCTGTCTGCAGACCAGCAGTACCTCTACGTAGTCTGTACCTGGCTGCCGGGGGTAGAAAGAGTTGCCATTGAGGCAGATGGCAGTGCGGGCAAAAGAGAAGTGTACACCACCCTGCCACAAACCTGCCCCGATGGCGTGGCTTTCGATGCAGCGGGTAATTTGTACATCTCCTGTTATGCACCTAACCGGATCTACAAGGTAAACCCACAACAGGAGGTAAGCCTGCTGCTTGATGATTGGGAAGGCCATACCTTAGCCAACCCTACTAACATCGCTTTTGGCGGAGCAGATTTATCTGATTTATTCATTGCCAGCTTGGGAAGGTGGCACATTGCAAAAGTAGCTTTGGATACGCCGGGGCTGGCATTAGCAGCACAGCGCCGCCATACTCCGGATTAA
- a CDS encoding glycoside hydrolase (COG3250 Beta-galactosidase/beta-glucuronidase) — translation MQQLVCGNFNLCRPMNKLYLFILFSLLISEGPAKAQQKGWQPVSGKITTPWAAQLNPAAPLPEYPRPHMVREHWQNINGLWQHAITPKEQSAIPGQFSGNILVPFAVESALSGVGKRVGKDSVLWYRTTVNVPARLRQQKLLLHFGAVDWQSQVWVNGKEVGSHEGGYDPFSFDITPYLNRGSQQEIAVRVWDPTDEGPQPRGKQVNNPHAIWYTPVTGIWQTVWLEPVPQTYIAATRQTPDIDQQTLTVTAQLENQQPKDRIRITALDGKTKVAEAEVAAGAEALLQLKEQKLWSPEDPFLYNLQVALVRNGRVIDRVDSYFGMRKISMETDEKGIQRMLLNNRFLFQFGPLDQGWWPDGLYTAPTDEALLFDIQKTKEMGFNMIRKHVKVEPARWYYHADKLGMLVWQDMPNGDWGGRWGSKPGVDGIGEDMERTEESEKIFRTEWAAIMDDFHNFPGIVVWVPFNEAWGQFKTAEITKWTMDRDPSRLVNSASGGNFHPVGHIIDIHNYPDPAMPRADLFGKDRILVLGEYGGLGLPMEGHTWQTKDNWGYQSFKNADELFDKYKEFIDRLEDMIPKGLSAAIYTQTTDVEIETNGLMTYDRRVIKIPAEQLRDIHSKLYNDELVELGEAEIQE, via the coding sequence ATGCAGCAGCTTGTATGTGGCAACTTTAACCTCTGTAGGCCTATGAATAAATTATACCTGTTTATTCTTTTTAGTTTACTGATATCAGAAGGCCCGGCGAAGGCTCAGCAAAAGGGCTGGCAGCCCGTCTCCGGTAAAATAACGACTCCCTGGGCAGCGCAGCTGAACCCTGCTGCGCCGCTGCCGGAATACCCGCGTCCGCACATGGTTCGCGAGCACTGGCAAAATATAAACGGACTCTGGCAGCACGCCATTACGCCAAAAGAGCAGTCTGCCATTCCTGGCCAGTTCAGCGGAAATATTTTAGTACCCTTTGCCGTTGAATCTGCCCTGTCGGGCGTGGGTAAAAGAGTGGGCAAAGACAGTGTGCTCTGGTACAGAACAACTGTTAATGTACCGGCCCGGCTCCGGCAGCAAAAACTACTGCTCCACTTTGGGGCTGTTGACTGGCAGAGCCAGGTATGGGTGAATGGAAAAGAGGTAGGCTCCCACGAAGGTGGCTATGACCCCTTTTCTTTTGATATTACCCCTTACCTGAACAGGGGCAGCCAGCAGGAAATAGCCGTTCGGGTGTGGGACCCCACCGACGAAGGCCCGCAGCCCCGCGGCAAACAGGTAAACAACCCCCATGCCATCTGGTACACCCCTGTTACAGGCATCTGGCAAACGGTTTGGCTGGAGCCGGTGCCGCAAACTTACATAGCCGCCACACGCCAAACACCTGATATAGACCAGCAAACACTAACAGTAACGGCACAGCTGGAAAACCAGCAACCAAAAGACCGCATCAGGATCACAGCCCTGGATGGAAAAACAAAAGTAGCAGAAGCAGAGGTAGCAGCAGGAGCAGAAGCCCTGTTACAGCTGAAAGAACAGAAGCTCTGGTCGCCAGAAGATCCCTTCCTCTACAATCTGCAGGTGGCCCTGGTGCGCAACGGGCGTGTAATCGATAGGGTAGACAGCTATTTCGGGATGCGGAAGATCAGCATGGAAACAGATGAGAAGGGCATTCAGCGCATGCTCCTCAATAACAGGTTTCTATTTCAGTTTGGTCCGCTGGATCAGGGCTGGTGGCCCGATGGGCTCTATACTGCCCCCACCGACGAAGCCCTGCTGTTCGATATTCAGAAGACCAAAGAGATGGGCTTTAACATGATCCGCAAGCATGTAAAGGTGGAGCCCGCCCGCTGGTACTACCACGCCGACAAGCTGGGCATGCTGGTGTGGCAGGATATGCCCAATGGCGACTGGGGCGGACGCTGGGGTAGCAAACCAGGTGTAGACGGTATAGGCGAAGACATGGAGCGTACGGAAGAGTCGGAAAAAATATTCCGCACAGAGTGGGCGGCCATTATGGACGACTTCCACAACTTCCCCGGCATTGTGGTGTGGGTACCTTTTAACGAAGCCTGGGGCCAGTTCAAAACTGCAGAAATCACCAAATGGACCATGGACAGAGACCCTTCCCGCCTGGTTAACAGTGCCAGTGGCGGCAACTTCCATCCGGTGGGCCATATCATCGATATCCATAATTACCCCGACCCGGCCATGCCGCGGGCAGATCTTTTTGGCAAAGACAGAATACTGGTTTTGGGAGAATATGGAGGCCTGGGCCTGCCCATGGAAGGACATACCTGGCAAACCAAGGATAACTGGGGTTACCAGAGCTTTAAGAATGCCGATGAGCTTTTCGATAAATACAAAGAATTTATTGACCGCCTGGAAGACATGATCCCAAAGGGCCTATCGGCAGCCATCTATACCCAAACCACTGATGTGGAAATAGAAACCAACGGGCTGATGACCTATGACCGGAGAGTAATAAAGATTCCGGCAGAGCAGCTAAGGGATATTCACAGCAAACTTTACAACGATGAGCTGGTGGAGCTCGGCGAAGCAGAAATCCAGGAATAG
- a CDS encoding aldose dehydrogenase (COG1028 Dehydrogenases with different specificities (related to short-chain alcohol dehydrogenases)), with the protein MRFKDKTVVVTGAAKGIGAACARLFHAEGANVVLLDVVKDNAASPTDKWLYLQCNVSAEESVKQAFSTIRSTFGQVHYLVNNAGIQRYGTVTETSVEEWDLVFNVNLKGMFLCAKHAIPLMQPHKKGVIINVASVQAFVSQQKVAAYTSAKTAILGLTRSIAIDYAPHIRCVAVCPGTINTPMLQDSFALSPDPAEVLQECIDMHLTKRIGEPAEVAELVAFLCDDRASFITGEAIRIDGGLGISIGGSKRDDL; encoded by the coding sequence ATGAGATTTAAAGATAAAACAGTTGTAGTAACCGGAGCAGCAAAAGGAATAGGTGCAGCCTGTGCCAGACTTTTTCATGCCGAGGGCGCCAATGTGGTGTTGCTGGATGTGGTAAAAGATAATGCCGCGTCTCCTACCGACAAATGGCTTTACCTTCAGTGCAATGTATCGGCAGAAGAAAGTGTGAAACAGGCGTTTTCTACCATCCGCTCTACCTTTGGCCAGGTGCATTACCTGGTAAATAATGCCGGCATTCAACGCTATGGCACCGTTACCGAAACCTCGGTAGAGGAGTGGGACCTGGTGTTTAATGTGAACCTGAAAGGTATGTTTCTCTGCGCCAAACATGCCATACCGCTCATGCAGCCCCATAAAAAAGGGGTGATCATAAATGTAGCAAGCGTACAGGCATTTGTGAGCCAGCAGAAGGTGGCTGCCTACACTTCAGCTAAAACCGCAATATTAGGTTTAACCCGCAGCATTGCCATTGATTATGCCCCACACATACGCTGTGTGGCAGTGTGCCCGGGCACCATCAATACACCCATGCTGCAGGATTCTTTTGCGCTCTCCCCCGATCCGGCAGAAGTGCTGCAGGAATGTATAGATATGCACCTGACCAAACGCATTGGAGAGCCTGCAGAAGTGGCAGAACTAGTTGCTTTTCTTTGCGATGACAGGGCGTCTTTTATCACCGGCGAAGCTATCAGAATAGATGGTGGGTTAGGGATTTCCATTGGCGGTAGCAAAAGAGACGATCTGTAA